A genomic region of Arachis hypogaea cultivar Tifrunner chromosome 5, arahy.Tifrunner.gnm2.J5K5, whole genome shotgun sequence contains the following coding sequences:
- the LOC112802754 gene encoding glycosylinositol phosphorylceramide mannosyl transferase 1 isoform X1, which translates to MSSVHIDIADDAAAAATDGFYSPAKQKAANRRPTVLTIQRARQTLCAAKVKLILAVLTFSFIIYVSSKLSSFMGWNPHYPSFVSSPSRGGYTVLINSWKQSSVLKQSVAHYASCRSVERIHVSWSGSEPPSEKLIARLNEIAVLKSEGAQKADFIFEVISGDQLASRFRPKSYPNTDAIFSVDDNVIVPCPSLDFAFSVWQTAPLSMVGFVPRTHSVNKEQNNVAYYIYEGWWSVWWTGTYTMVLSKAAFFHRKYLDFYAHMSPSIQNYVANERSCEDIAMSLLVANVTGAPPVWVKGKIYEIGASSIGSLRGRSRLRNKCLNDLISHFGIMPLVPTNFKAVSAKNEWLW; encoded by the exons ATGTCCTCCGTCCACATCGACATCGCCGACGATGCTGCCGCCGCAGCCACCGACGGTTTTTATTCTCCGGCCAAGCAGAAGGCCGCGAACCGCCGCCCCACCGTCCTCACCATCCAGCGGGCGAGGCAGACCCTCTGCGCCGCCAAGGTGAAGCTCATCCTTGCGGTTCTCACCTTCTCCTTCATCATTTACGTCTCCTCCAAGCTCAGCTCCTTCATGGGTTGGAACCCTCACTATCCTTCATTCGTTTCTTCTCCCTCAAG GGGTGGCTATACTGTGCTGATAAACAGTTGGAAGCAGAGCTCCGTCCTTAAACAATCTGTTGCTCATTATGCATCATGTCGTAGTGTTGAAAGAATACATGTGTCATGGAGTGGAAGTGAACCACCATCGGAGAAGCTGATAGCCCGTCTAAATGAGATTGCTGTTCTGAAGTCCGAGGGAGCTCAGAAAGCAGACTTTATATTTGAGGTCATTTCGGGAGATCAATTAGCCAGCAGGTTTAGGCCAAAAAGCTACCCCAACACTGATGCGATTTTCTCAGTTGATGACAATGTGATTGTTCCGTGCCCTTCTCTGGATTTTGCTTTCTCTGTCTGGCAAACTGCTCCATTGTCAATGGTGGGATTCGTTCCTCGAACACACTCAGTAAATAAGGAG CAAAATAATGTtgcatattatatatatgaaggATGGTGGTCAGTTTGGTGGACGGGAACTTATACCATGGTTCTCTCAAAGGCTGCATTCTTTCACAGGAAATACTTGGACTTTTATGCTCATATGTCTCCGTCGATTCAGAACTATGTTGCTAACGAGAG GAGTTGTGAAGACATCGCAATGTCCCTCCTCGTTGCTAATGTTACAGGTGCTCCTCCGGTATGGGTCAAAG GCAAAATCTATGAGATTGGGGCATCTTCCATTGGCAGTCTGAGAGGGAGAAGCCGACTGAGAAACAAATGTCTCAACGATTTAATATCACATTTCGGTATTATGCCTCTTGTTCCGACTAATTTCAAAGCGGTTAGCGCTAAGAATGAATGGCTATGGTAG
- the LOC112802754 gene encoding uncharacterized protein isoform X2, with protein sequence MSSVHIDIADDAAAAATDGFYSPAKQKAANRRPTVLTIQRARQTLCAAKVKLILAVLTFSFIIYVSSKLSSFMGWNPHYPSFVSSPSRGGYTVLINSWKQSSVLKQSVAHYASCRSVERIHVSWSGSEPPSEKLIARLNEIAVLKSEGAQKADFIFEVISGDQLASRFRPKSYPNTDAIFSVDDNVIVPCPSLDFAFSVWQTAPLSMVGFVPRTHSVNKEDGGQFGGRELIPWFSQRLHSFTGNTWTFMLICLRRFRTMLLTRGVVKTSQCPSSLLMLQVLLRYGSKVALLSFSFKPLQIFNHRQNL encoded by the exons ATGTCCTCCGTCCACATCGACATCGCCGACGATGCTGCCGCCGCAGCCACCGACGGTTTTTATTCTCCGGCCAAGCAGAAGGCCGCGAACCGCCGCCCCACCGTCCTCACCATCCAGCGGGCGAGGCAGACCCTCTGCGCCGCCAAGGTGAAGCTCATCCTTGCGGTTCTCACCTTCTCCTTCATCATTTACGTCTCCTCCAAGCTCAGCTCCTTCATGGGTTGGAACCCTCACTATCCTTCATTCGTTTCTTCTCCCTCAAG GGGTGGCTATACTGTGCTGATAAACAGTTGGAAGCAGAGCTCCGTCCTTAAACAATCTGTTGCTCATTATGCATCATGTCGTAGTGTTGAAAGAATACATGTGTCATGGAGTGGAAGTGAACCACCATCGGAGAAGCTGATAGCCCGTCTAAATGAGATTGCTGTTCTGAAGTCCGAGGGAGCTCAGAAAGCAGACTTTATATTTGAGGTCATTTCGGGAGATCAATTAGCCAGCAGGTTTAGGCCAAAAAGCTACCCCAACACTGATGCGATTTTCTCAGTTGATGACAATGTGATTGTTCCGTGCCCTTCTCTGGATTTTGCTTTCTCTGTCTGGCAAACTGCTCCATTGTCAATGGTGGGATTCGTTCCTCGAACACACTCAGTAAATAAGGAG gATGGTGGTCAGTTTGGTGGACGGGAACTTATACCATGGTTCTCTCAAAGGCTGCATTCTTTCACAGGAAATACTTGGACTTTTATGCTCATATGTCTCCGTCGATTCAGAACTATGTTGCTAACGAGAG GAGTTGTGAAGACATCGCAATGTCCCTCCTCGTTGCTAATGTTACAGGTGCTCCTCCGGTATGGGTCAAAGGTAgctcttctctctttctccttTAAGCCACTTCAAATCTTCAATCACAG GCAAAATCTATGA
- the LOC112802754 gene encoding uncharacterized protein isoform X4 codes for MSSVHIDIADDAAAAATDGFYSPAKQKAANRRPTVLTIQRARQTLCAAKVKLILAVLTFSFIIYVSSKLSSFMGWNPHYPSFVSSPSRGGYTVLINSWKQSSVLKQSVAHYASCRSVERIHVSWSGSEPPSEKLIARLNEIAVLKSEGAQKADFIFEVISGDQLASRFRPKSYPNTDAIFSVDDNVIVPCPSLDFAFSVWQTAPLSMVGFVPRTHSVNKEDGGQFGGRELIPWFSQRLHSFTGNTWTFMLICLRRFRTMLLTRGVVKTSQCPSSLLMLQVLLRYGSKAKSMRLGHLPLAV; via the exons ATGTCCTCCGTCCACATCGACATCGCCGACGATGCTGCCGCCGCAGCCACCGACGGTTTTTATTCTCCGGCCAAGCAGAAGGCCGCGAACCGCCGCCCCACCGTCCTCACCATCCAGCGGGCGAGGCAGACCCTCTGCGCCGCCAAGGTGAAGCTCATCCTTGCGGTTCTCACCTTCTCCTTCATCATTTACGTCTCCTCCAAGCTCAGCTCCTTCATGGGTTGGAACCCTCACTATCCTTCATTCGTTTCTTCTCCCTCAAG GGGTGGCTATACTGTGCTGATAAACAGTTGGAAGCAGAGCTCCGTCCTTAAACAATCTGTTGCTCATTATGCATCATGTCGTAGTGTTGAAAGAATACATGTGTCATGGAGTGGAAGTGAACCACCATCGGAGAAGCTGATAGCCCGTCTAAATGAGATTGCTGTTCTGAAGTCCGAGGGAGCTCAGAAAGCAGACTTTATATTTGAGGTCATTTCGGGAGATCAATTAGCCAGCAGGTTTAGGCCAAAAAGCTACCCCAACACTGATGCGATTTTCTCAGTTGATGACAATGTGATTGTTCCGTGCCCTTCTCTGGATTTTGCTTTCTCTGTCTGGCAAACTGCTCCATTGTCAATGGTGGGATTCGTTCCTCGAACACACTCAGTAAATAAGGAG gATGGTGGTCAGTTTGGTGGACGGGAACTTATACCATGGTTCTCTCAAAGGCTGCATTCTTTCACAGGAAATACTTGGACTTTTATGCTCATATGTCTCCGTCGATTCAGAACTATGTTGCTAACGAGAG GAGTTGTGAAGACATCGCAATGTCCCTCCTCGTTGCTAATGTTACAGGTGCTCCTCCGGTATGGGTCAAAG GCAAAATCTATGAGATTGGGGCATCTTCCATTGGCAGTCTGA
- the LOC112802754 gene encoding glycosylinositol phosphorylceramide mannosyl transferase 1 isoform X3, producing MSSVHIDIADDAAAAATDGFYSPAKQKAANRRPTVLTIQRARQTLCAAKVKLILAVLTFSFIIYVSSKLSSFMGWNPHYPSFVSSPSRGGYTVLINSWKQSSVLKQSVAHYASCRSVERIHVSWSGSEPPSEKLIARLNEIAVLKSEGAQKADFIFEVISGDQLASRFRPKSYPNTDAIFSVDDNVIVPCPSLDFAFSVWQTAPLSMVGFVPRTHSVNKEQNNVAYYIYEGWWSVWWTGTYTMVLSKAAFFHRKYLDFYAHMSPSIQNYVANERSCEDIAMSLLVANVTGAPPVWVKGSSSLFLL from the exons ATGTCCTCCGTCCACATCGACATCGCCGACGATGCTGCCGCCGCAGCCACCGACGGTTTTTATTCTCCGGCCAAGCAGAAGGCCGCGAACCGCCGCCCCACCGTCCTCACCATCCAGCGGGCGAGGCAGACCCTCTGCGCCGCCAAGGTGAAGCTCATCCTTGCGGTTCTCACCTTCTCCTTCATCATTTACGTCTCCTCCAAGCTCAGCTCCTTCATGGGTTGGAACCCTCACTATCCTTCATTCGTTTCTTCTCCCTCAAG GGGTGGCTATACTGTGCTGATAAACAGTTGGAAGCAGAGCTCCGTCCTTAAACAATCTGTTGCTCATTATGCATCATGTCGTAGTGTTGAAAGAATACATGTGTCATGGAGTGGAAGTGAACCACCATCGGAGAAGCTGATAGCCCGTCTAAATGAGATTGCTGTTCTGAAGTCCGAGGGAGCTCAGAAAGCAGACTTTATATTTGAGGTCATTTCGGGAGATCAATTAGCCAGCAGGTTTAGGCCAAAAAGCTACCCCAACACTGATGCGATTTTCTCAGTTGATGACAATGTGATTGTTCCGTGCCCTTCTCTGGATTTTGCTTTCTCTGTCTGGCAAACTGCTCCATTGTCAATGGTGGGATTCGTTCCTCGAACACACTCAGTAAATAAGGAG CAAAATAATGTtgcatattatatatatgaaggATGGTGGTCAGTTTGGTGGACGGGAACTTATACCATGGTTCTCTCAAAGGCTGCATTCTTTCACAGGAAATACTTGGACTTTTATGCTCATATGTCTCCGTCGATTCAGAACTATGTTGCTAACGAGAG GAGTTGTGAAGACATCGCAATGTCCCTCCTCGTTGCTAATGTTACAGGTGCTCCTCCGGTATGGGTCAAAGGTAgctcttctctctttctccttTAA